The following is a genomic window from Amycolatopsis acidiphila.
ACGCCAATGATCACATGGGCGTGGACGCCGAGCTCATCCAGCTGGCGATCGGCCGGACCGCGGTGCTCGCGGCGCAGGACATCCATCGCCATATCCACCGAGAGCTCGGCAACTCGCTCTACGACCTGCACACGGACGGAAGCGGCGTGTGCTACTCGTCCTGGCGGCGTCCGCTGTTGACGGTCCGGCCGAAATACCGCCATTCCTTCGGTAACGTCTGGCAGTTCAATGCTGACCTGCATCTGGTGGACTGGTTCACCGAGAAGGGCTTCGAGGTCGACATCATCACCGACCGCGATCTGCACGACGAGGGTGTCGAGCTGTTGAAGCGCTACCGGGCGGTGGTGACCGGCTCGCACCCGGAGTACACCACCGGTCCCATGCTCGACGCCATCGAGGCGTACCTACAGGACGGTGGCCGTTTCATGTACATGGGCGGCAACGGGTTCTACTGGGTGACCAACTATCACCCGGAAAACCCGCACCTGATCGAGATCCGTCGTCACGGCGGTACGCAGATGTGGACCGCGGCCCCTGGCGAGCACTACCTCAGCTTCACCGGCGAGATGGGTGGCCTGTGGCGCAACCGGGGCCGAGCGCCGCAGAAGATCGTCGGCGTCGGTTTCATCGCGCAGGGCCTGGACATCTCCAGCTACTACCGTCGCAAGCCTGACAGCTTCGCCGAAGGTGCGTCCTGGATCTTCGAGGGCATCGGCGACGACGAGCTGATCGGCAACTTCGGACTGTGCGGCGACGGCGCTGCCGGGCTCGAACTCGACTGGTACGAGCCCAGCCTCGGATCACCGGCGCACGCGTACCTGCTCGCCTCTTCTGAGGGCCACACGAACGTCATGCTCGAAGTACGGGAGAACTTCGGCACCACGATGCCGGCGCACGGTGGCGACGAGCAGCCCAATGTCCGAGCGGACCTGGTCTACTTCATGACCCCGAACGACGGCGCGGTCTTCTCCACCGGTTCGATCGCCTGGTGCGGGAGCCTGTCGCACAACGGCTACGACAACAACGTCTCTCGCATCACGGAGAACGTGCTGCGGCAGTTCGCCTCGGATGATCCGCTCCCCCGATAGGTGCGCTCCACACCGTGTCGAGGTGTCCGGTCGGTCGGCGCCCACAACCACAGAAAGGTCAGACATGTTTCTCCGCCATCTCGCCGACCGGAATCCGGATCTGGCGTCCGTCGCGTTCGACCTGCATCGGTCCGGAGCCATCCCGCCCAACACCTGGGTCATCGACCTCGACACGGTCGCGGACAACGCGCGGGTGCTGGGCGAGCGAGCTCGGGAACTCGGACTGTCCACCTACCTGATGACCAAGCAGTTCGGCCGCAACCCCTACGTGACGGCGGTGGGCCTGGCCCGCGGGCTGGACAGCACGGTCTGCGTGGACATCACCTGTGCTTTGCAGTTGACCCGGTACGGCCTGCCGATCGGTCATCTCGGCCATCTCAACCAGGTGCCGCGTGTGTTCGTGGACCGGGCCGTCAGCTGGCGTCCACAGGTCATCACCGTCTTCAACGCCGAGCACGCGGAGTGGATCAGTGCTGCGGCCGCCCGGCAGGGTGTCACCCAGGACCTGCTGCTGAAGGTCTACAGCGATGGGGACGTCTTCTTCCAGGGCCAGGAGGGTGGCACGGCCGAGTCCGAGGTACCGGCGGTGGCGAAGCGGATCGCGGCGTTGTCGAATGTCCGGGTCGTCGGCGTCACCGCGTTTCCCTGCGTCCGTTACGACCCCGAAGGCACCGGCGCGCCCGAACTGACGCCGAACTTCGACACGGTGGTCCGCTGCGCGAAGGAACTCACCGCGCTCGGCTTCGAGATCAACCAGGTCAACACACCGGGGAACACCTCGTCGGCCACCATGAAGCTGCTGGCCGACCACGGCGCCACGCACGTCGAGCCCGGCCACGGGCTCACCGGTACGACTCCCAGTCATGCCGCCGACGCCACACTTCCGGAGCGCCCGGCGTTCGTCTACGTCAGCGAGATCTCCCACCACTTCCGGAACTACGCGTACGCGTTCGGCGGCGGGTTGTTCCAGGACATCTACCCAGCAGGCTATACGGCGAAAGCGTTGGTCGGGCCGACCTGGGAAGCCGCACGGAACAACACGCTGTCGTACCGGCACGACATTCCGCAGATCATCGACTACCACGCCGTGCTCGAGCCCGGCGACCGGTGCGCGGTCGGCGACACCGCGCTGTTCGGCTTCCGCACGCAGATGCAGATGACCCGGTCGTACGTGGCACCGGTGAGTGGTATCCGCACCGGCGAGCCGCGGCTGCGCTTCCTGTTCGACAACGCGGCCACCGCGTTGGATCCGGACACTGTCCAGCCGGTCGCCGCGGAGCGGGTAGTCGCCGATCTGCGCGTCGTACGCGACCTGTACGGGAACAGCTGATGGAGTCGGGTAGAAGGATACGACGCGCGAAGGGTACGGCCGTGAGTCGCGAAACCCGTTCGGCCACGCCGGTCGAGGGCGAGCTCCCGCAGGGCCGGCTACGTGGCGGCGCGATCGGAGCACTGGGCGCCGCGGTGGTCTCGATGGCGTTCATGGGCCCGGCCACCAGCGTGGCGTTCAACACCGCGCCCGGCGCGGCGAAGACCGGGTTCGCGCTGCCCGTGGGGATTGTGCTCGCCTTGTTGGTCTGCCTCATCACGGCCTCGACGGTCAGCGCGTTCTCCGGCAAACTTCCCTCAGCCGGGTTCGCGTTCACGTTCAACAGCCATGCCTACGGCAAGGGAACCGGTTTCGTCTCCGGCTGGCTGCTGGCGCTCGCGTACGGCGCGGTCGGCCCGATGCTGTTCTCAGCCATGGGCAGCTTCGGCAGCCAGTTCCTGTCCGACCAGTTCCACTGGCGTGTGCCGTGGTGGGTCATCAGCGCCCTCGTGCTGCTGATCATCTGGTTCGTCGGCTCACGCGGCATCACCAGTTCGGTCAAGACCGCGCTGATCTTTCTCGTGCTCGAGCTGGGCGTCTTGCTCGCGTTGTTCGGAACCGTCATCGGCCGAGGGGGTGACAGTGGCAACAGCCTGGGGCCGTTCGACCCTGCCAACTCGCTGACCGGTACCAGCGGCATCGGCTTCGGCATGCTGTGGGGCGTCCTGATGTTCGTCGGCTTCGAATCGGCCGGCACACTCGGCGAGGAAACACGCAACCCGCGGCGCAATGTGCCGAGGGCGCTGTTCACTGCGGTGATCACGGTCGGCGTGCTGTACGTCCTGTCCGGTTACGTGGCGGCGATCGGGTTCGGTGCCGGCCACGCCGACGCCCTCGCCGCCGACACCAGCCCGTGGAGCACGCTGTCCGATCGCTACTGGGGGCGAGGAGTGGCCTGGCTGTTCACCCTGACGGTACTGAACAGCCAGTTCGCGAACGCGCTGTCCGGCTCGACGGGCGCGGTGCGCATCATCTTCTCGCTGGGCCGGGAAGGGCTGCTCAGCCGGCGGCTGGGCAGGACGAACGATCGAGACAGCCCGGTGCGCGCCTGGATGACCTACATCGGGCTGTCCGCCGTCGTCACCTTCGTGGTCGGCTGGCTGATCGGCCCGTTGGGCACCTACAACCTGCTGGGCAGCCTGCTCGGACTCGGCATCGTGGTGCTCTACATCCTGATGAACATTGGCGTCATCCGGTACTTCTGGCGGCACCACCGCGCCGAGTTCTCCGTCCTGCGGCACGGAGTGCTACCGGCCGCCGGGAGCGTACTCATGCTGCTGCCGATCTACGGTCTACTGTGGCCGGTTCCGTCGTGGCCCTACAACCTGGTGCCCTACATCCTGCTGGTGTGGGTGCTGATCGGCATCGGCTATTTCGTCCACGTTCGTCGCCACAAGCCGGCCGTCGTGGAGGCGATGGGCCGGGTCTGGGAAGCCGACTCCACGCCCCCACCCTCAGAGGCGACCGGTGCTGACCAGGGCCTGTCCTGCGATTGATCCAGCTCCTGGTTCGGTTGGAGCTTGGTCATGGGGCTGGAGAGATCTTGGTCCGCGTGGTCAGGCGGCGAAACCTGCCCTCCCGTCTCATTGTCGGGGTCGATGCCTCGGTTGTTGCCCAGCACCAACGTGGACCGGACCGTCGTTTCGTCGGCGCGGTACAGGCAGACGATCACGGGCCGCCTGGGCGGAGCACCACCGAGCGAGTCAGCGAGCGCGGCCAGTCCGGGTCCGGCCCGGCGGCCTCGGCGCGGCCGACGGCCGGGAACTGGACCCGGACAAGGTCGGCGATCGGGTCGAGATCGTCGGCGACCACCACCGCGCCGGTGGCAGCCGCGTCAGCGACGATGCCGGGGGCGGGCTCACCGAACACCCATACGATGCGGCCGGAGTGCGCGATGGGGATCGGGCCGTGCCGATACTCCAGGTGCGGGTAAGACTCGGTCCACAACTGCGCCGCCTCGCGCATCTTCAGACCCGACTCCAGGGCCACCCCGTACACCCAGTCGCTACCCAGGACAGGCGAACTGCCCGGCGTTCTCGACCTCGGCGCCCAAGGCCGGCGGGCCGTCCAGCACCGCAGCAACCTGCTCGATGACCCCCGTGAGCGGTTCGCTCAGCAGCATCAGCGCTGTGGCCGCGAACAGGGTCTGGACCACCGACCTGGAGCGTCCAGAGGTTTGTCCTGCCGTTAACCGCGCAGGTGCGAGCTACGGGTGGGCCGCCCGGACGCAGGTGCCGTTGCGTCGTGGTCGGCGAGCCGTGTCTTGTGCCTCGATCTATTGCGACCTTTCTCGATGAACAATGACTCACAGTCTCAATGTGCGGTCTGCGCGGCTACGCCGCGGATACCCCGCTGGTTCCCTTCGGTAGATGTCGGCCGCGTCGGGCACCGTGGACACGCCCAGTTCCTCTGCCACGCTCGACACCGCCCGGGCCGCGACGGACGGCTCATGGCGGCCGTCGGCAGTGAAGCACGGTGCGACATAACGCTCGTAGTGCCGACGAGCCTGGTTCTCGCTGAGGCTCGGGATCAGCGCATTGATGTACCGGACGGCAGGATCCGGCTCGTCGTGAATGGTGCGCAGGGCACGCGACTGCTGGGCGACTCGCGTCTCGTTCCGGGCCTTCCTCAGCCTCAGCCAGCCTGCACCGTCGGTATCAAGATGGTTACGGCTGCTAACACTCCCACTGGCCGATTCGATCTTTATCGCGAGACATCGTCCACACTTCGGTGCTAGCTGGAGCGGAAAACTTCCGAACACCGAGAGCGCAATTTTTGCGCTCGAAGGTGGTGTTTCCCGTTGTTGAGCACACAGCGCTCCGGTTGCCTTTCCCGAGGCTTCTGCAGCCGCAGGGTTGTCAACGAGACATCGGTATCGACGTGCGAATGCCCGTGATCGGGCTCGCCTACGCAATTGAGCTTCCGCCGGAGTGTGCAATCGTCATGGCCGCAGGTTTATACCTCGTTTTCACCGTGCTGGCTGCGATCATCGCGGTACTCGTCCCTGCCGTGCGCCGCTGGTTCCGCAGTCGGCGCCGGCCACTGCGCGTGGGCGGCATGATCGCCCTTACCTGGTTCGTCGTCTTCGTTGTGCTCGCCGTCGCGGGCGGAACCCCGCCAGAGCAAGGCACCAACGCGGCGGCACGTACAGTGCCCAGCACCACCACAGCCGCGGCAGCAGCACCGACTTCGACGACGAGCGCGCCGGCGCCCGCTCCGAGCTGCCATGCCGGAAGCAACAACGGGCAGCCGGTGCCCGACCCGACGTGTACGCCGGGCGCGACCGATGCCAACGTCACGGCGGACAACATCGATAGCACTATTTGCCTGCCTGGCTGGGCCGACAAGGTTCGGCCACCCGCGTCGTACACCGACCAGCTGAGGGCCCAGCAGATCGCCGTCTACGACTACGCAGACGCTCAACTGGCTGACTACACCGAAGACCACCTCATTCCGCTCGAGTTGGGCGGCAATCCCACGGACCCCAAGAACCTGTGGCCCGAACCCGGCAACGCGGCCAACGGCAAAGACGCGGTGGAGACTGCGCTCAGCCGCGCTGTCTGCAGCCGTCAGGTCACGTTGACGGCCGCCCAGCGCGCCATCGCAGCAGACTGGACTACCGCCGAAACCGTGTTGGGCCTCAACACGCCGACCAGCACCCGGACGACACCGCCTCCCGCCGCCCCCGCGCCACGACCTGCGCCCACCAAAGCACATGCGCCCTCGCCGGCCCCGGTGCAGCACGACACCCCGGCGCCCGCCGACCCTCTCGCAGGTCGGTACCACGCCGGCGAGTTCTGCAGTAAAGCGAACCTCGGCGTCACGACCATCGCCACCAACGGGGCGACGATCACCTGCCGGCGCGACGGCAACTACAACCGCTGGGAAGACTAGCCGTGGCACGACGACGCTCCGACGCTTCCGGCTGCGTCATGGTGTTCGTGTAGATCCTGGCGTTCGAAGTCATCTGCGCCGTTGTCGCCGTGCTGGCCTGTTACGCGCTCTGCGTCGGGATCGTCGGCGGTGTGGGCAGGCGTCGAGGCGCGCAGGCGCGCCAAGGGCCGCCCCTATGTCGACCCGAAGCGGCGGTTCCTGGCCGTGTGATCACGCGCCGTGTCCCCTGTCGACCCCAAAAGCTGGGTCACCCCAGAACGCCAACCGGCGACCGACCCGCAGCTGCTGCCGGGACAGCTCACCGGCTGGCTGCGAGTCGAGGACCTAGGAGTCCGGCGCGTCGACGAACCCGGCCCGTTCGGACAGTTCGTCATCCAGCTGCGACTGTCGAACCACGGACCCCGGCCCGTTGACTTCGCGGGCGGAGACGAGGTCGACGTGCAGCTGTGGGACATCAACGGCAACGTCGTTGGCTCCGAGACCACCTGGGACCACCCGTGTCTCCTACCGCCGAACTCACACATCGTTACTGCAATCCGGATATGCCTGATCGACAACCACTGTCCTGATCAATGTCGCTCAGAGGCGACCGCACCGGAACCGTCCTCCCATGAACCACTTGGAGAGTCCCGTCAGGGCGCCGGCGCGGTGACGAGTAGTCCGGTCGGTGGCATGACGGCGCTGTTGGCCTGTTCCAGGGCGCTCAGGGGCGCACGCGAATGACGGTCTTGCCCTTGCGCCGCTCGGTCGGGTTAAGCGCAGGGACGGCGTCGTCGAGGGGCGCGACGGTTCCGATGTGCGTGCGAAGGCGCCCGTCCCGCACCCGGTCGACGATCTCCATCAGCTGACTCGGAACGGACTCGACGACGAAGTCAATCGCGAGGCCGTCGACAGGGCGAGTTTCGACAGGACCGACCACCGATACCAGTGTCCCGCCAGGCCGGATGATGCTCGCCGAGCGCCTTTGGATGTCACCGCCGATGACATCGAAGACCAGGTCGACCCCGCCGATGTCGTCGAGATCGTCGTGGTCGAGGTCGAGGAACTCGTTCGCGCCGAAGTCGAGCGCCGCCTGGCGGTCCGCTGTCCGCCCGGTCCCGATGACGTAGGCGCCGAACTCCCGGGCGAGTTGCGTCACCACGGACCCGACCGCGCCGGCGGCGCCGTGGGCGAGGACGCTCCGTCCCGCCTGAAGCCGACCGTGCTGGAACAGGCCCTGCCATGCGGTCAGCCCGGAGATCGGCAGGCTCGCACCCACCGTGAAGCCGACGTTCCCCGGCAGCGGCGCGAGGTTGCGTGCCTCCACGGCCGCGTACTCGGCCAGGGTTCCATCGCGGTGCCAGTCGGTGATCCCGAACACCCGCTGTCCCGGCGAGAGTCCCGTCGTGCCGTAGCCGAGGGAGGAGACCACTCCGGCGAACTCGTGGCCGATGATCGCCTGGACTCGATCGTGACCGGAGCGATCGACCCACGTCGAGGGCCACTCCCACTCTGCAGGGACGAAGCCCGACGCATGGACTTCAACGACGACGTCGTTGATCGCCGGCGTCGGCTCAGGCCGCTCCGCGAGTGTGATCCCGGCTGCTTCCGCCGCCTGTTCCGTCGCGACGATTGCCTTCATCGGTGCCTCCGTATATCTCGTGCCCGCCGGCTCTGTGGGCCGTGATTTTTTGGGCCTACTAGCCCACTACCGGAAGTCAACACCAAACGAATGTGGGCTGTCAAGCCCAATCTGGGATATCGTGTGAAGTATGGAAGCCACAACGGAAGCTCGGGTGCCGCAGAAGCTCACGGACAAGGGACAGGCGACCCGAGCCCGCATCCTCGAGCACGCCGCGGAGCTCATCTACACCAAGGGCGTCCACGCGACGAACAACGAGCAGCTCCGTCGCGCAGCAGGCATCAGCGGGTCACAGCTCAACCACTACTTCCCGACCAAGGAGAGCCTTGTCCTCGCGGTCATCGAGTGGCAGGCCGAGCGCGTCCTCACGTTCCATCGCAGTGAGCGGTTCGGCCACTTTGAAAGCCTCGACTCGCTTCGGGAATGGGCGGGCTTCTACGTCGCCTACGAACACTCCTACCAGGAAGGCTGCAGCCTCGGCTCGCTCGCCGGCGAGATCATCAAGACCGACCTTGACGTTCGCGCGGAACTCACGAGCGCGTTCGAGCAGTGGAGAGACATCTTCCGAGATGGACTCGAACGGATGCAGAGGCTGGGCCGCATCAGCGCTGAGGCGGATCCCACCCGACTGGCCTACCTCCTGCTCTCCGCTTTTCAGGGCGGCATGCTCCTCGCCCAGGTCGCCCGCGACATCGCCCCGCTGAAAGACGCCCTGCAGGCAGCCATCGACTACGTACAGACATTCGCGGTGCTCCCCGCTGTCGGCGTACTCGAAGATCGGTAGCCGCCAGCGCGGCCCCCAACCTCTTAATGAGTGCTACGAACCGTCGAGATGTGATGAGCTCGAAGCGGATGCACAGGACGTCGGACATCCGTCTCGCTTCGCTGCGCGCGCTCTACCTGGACCTGCAACGTCGCTCCGGCCGAAGCCGTCATGGTCGAGGAAGGCCGGTCTGTGCCCCGTGGACCCAGGTGCGGTCATCGTTCGCGAACACGAGCGTCCCAGCCGAGCGGAGTGCGGTCGGTTCCCACAGAGAAACGCGGTCGAAACTCGCGGACAGAACCATTCGTGTGGCGTTACCGTCGGCTTGGGCTAGCTTCGGGGTTGTCGGACGGCACGGGGTCGAGAGGAACGAGGCGGCTGCCAGTCCAGTAATAGCGCGGCTTGGTAGTAGGCGGCGCGTTTGGCGTAGCGGGTGGCCAGGCCGCGGAACTGTTTGAGCCTGTTGAAGCAGCGTTCGACCACGTTTCGCCGTTTGTAGGCCTCGGCATCGAAAGCGGGAGGACGCCCGCCGCGGGAACCTTTCGCCGCGCGGCGGGCGATCTGGTCCTCCCGTTCCGGGCTGGTGAACCGGACTCGCCGATCCCGCATCGCCTGCCGGGTCGAGGGATGCGAATAGGCCTTGTCCGCGATGACCATCTCGGGCCGACACCGCGGGTGGCCCGGCCCGATCCGGGCCACCTGAACGCCATCCAGCAGCGGCAGCAGTTGCGGGTTGTCCCCAGCCTGACCGGCGGTGAGCAGCACCCGCATCGGCAGCCCGCGCCCA
Proteins encoded in this region:
- a CDS encoding alanine racemase; protein product: MFLRHLADRNPDLASVAFDLHRSGAIPPNTWVIDLDTVADNARVLGERARELGLSTYLMTKQFGRNPYVTAVGLARGLDSTVCVDITCALQLTRYGLPIGHLGHLNQVPRVFVDRAVSWRPQVITVFNAEHAEWISAAAARQGVTQDLLLKVYSDGDVFFQGQEGGTAESEVPAVAKRIAALSNVRVVGVTAFPCVRYDPEGTGAPELTPNFDTVVRCAKELTALGFEINQVNTPGNTSSATMKLLADHGATHVEPGHGLTGTTPSHAADATLPERPAFVYVSEISHHFRNYAYAFGGGLFQDIYPAGYTAKALVGPTWEAARNNTLSYRHDIPQIIDYHAVLEPGDRCAVGDTALFGFRTQMQMTRSYVAPVSGIRTGEPRLRFLFDNAATALDPDTVQPVAAERVVADLRVVRDLYGNS
- a CDS encoding APC family permease, producing MSRETRSATPVEGELPQGRLRGGAIGALGAAVVSMAFMGPATSVAFNTAPGAAKTGFALPVGIVLALLVCLITASTVSAFSGKLPSAGFAFTFNSHAYGKGTGFVSGWLLALAYGAVGPMLFSAMGSFGSQFLSDQFHWRVPWWVISALVLLIIWFVGSRGITSSVKTALIFLVLELGVLLALFGTVIGRGGDSGNSLGPFDPANSLTGTSGIGFGMLWGVLMFVGFESAGTLGEETRNPRRNVPRALFTAVITVGVLYVLSGYVAAIGFGAGHADALAADTSPWSTLSDRYWGRGVAWLFTLTVLNSQFANALSGSTGAVRIIFSLGREGLLSRRLGRTNDRDSPVRAWMTYIGLSAVVTFVVGWLIGPLGTYNLLGSLLGLGIVVLYILMNIGVIRYFWRHHRAEFSVLRHGVLPAAGSVLMLLPIYGLLWPVPSWPYNLVPYILLVWVLIGIGYFVHVRRHKPAVVEAMGRVWEADSTPPPSEATGADQGLSCD
- a CDS encoding phosphoheptose isomerase family protein, which encodes MALESGLKMREAAQLWTESYPHLEYRHGPIPIAHSGRIVWVFGEPAPGIVADAAATGAVVVADDLDPIADLVRVQFPAVGRAEAAGPDPDWPRSLTRSVVLRPGGP
- a CDS encoding NADP-dependent oxidoreductase, whose protein sequence is MKAIVATEQAAEAAGITLAERPEPTPAINDVVVEVHASGFVPAEWEWPSTWVDRSGHDRVQAIIGHEFAGVVSSLGYGTTGLSPGQRVFGITDWHRDGTLAEYAAVEARNLAPLPGNVGFTVGASLPISGLTAWQGLFQHGRLQAGRSVLAHGAAGAVGSVVTQLAREFGAYVIGTGRTADRQAALDFGANEFLDLDHDDLDDIGGVDLVFDVIGGDIQRRSASIIRPGGTLVSVVGPVETRPVDGLAIDFVVESVPSQLMEIVDRVRDGRLRTHIGTVAPLDDAVPALNPTERRKGKTVIRVRP
- a CDS encoding TetR/AcrR family transcriptional regulator — translated: MEATTEARVPQKLTDKGQATRARILEHAAELIYTKGVHATNNEQLRRAAGISGSQLNHYFPTKESLVLAVIEWQAERVLTFHRSERFGHFESLDSLREWAGFYVAYEHSYQEGCSLGSLAGEIIKTDLDVRAELTSAFEQWRDIFRDGLERMQRLGRISAEADPTRLAYLLLSAFQGGMLLAQVARDIAPLKDALQAAIDYVQTFAVLPAVGVLEDR